The following proteins come from a genomic window of Paenibacillus spongiae:
- the aroH gene encoding chorismate mutase yields MSVRGIRGAITVDVNEEQPILEATAELLHDIVKANAILPEDICSVLVTVTGDLDATFPARAIRSMEGWELVPLMCALEVPVKGSLEKCIRLMVLVNTDKSQKDIEHIYLGHAQKLRPDLAKA; encoded by the coding sequence ATGAGTGTTCGAGGTATACGCGGTGCCATTACGGTGGATGTCAACGAAGAACAACCCATCCTGGAGGCAACGGCTGAACTGCTCCATGATATCGTCAAGGCAAACGCCATTCTGCCGGAAGATATTTGCAGCGTGCTCGTTACCGTAACGGGCGATCTGGATGCAACGTTCCCGGCGCGCGCAATCCGCTCGATGGAAGGCTGGGAGCTCGTTCCGTTAATGTGCGCATTGGAAGTTCCCGTTAAAGGAAGCCTTGAGAAATGCATACGTCTGATGGTACTGGTAAATACGGACAAATCGCAAAAGGATATCGAGCATATCTATCTGGGCCACGCTCAGAAGCTGCGGCCGGATTTGGCTAAAGCCTAG
- the aroB gene encoding 3-dehydroquinate synthase: MGEHRTLTVQLGERSYPIYIGEGLIDQAGQRFIEHGISSKSPIMIVTDEHVAVQQHLVRLESVLKQAGFTVSSAVVPAGETSKSLAVFEELVTKALQAGLDRKSTIVALGGGVVGDLAGFVAASYMRGIRFVQVPTTILAHDSSVGGKVAVNHPLAKNIIGAFHQPEMVLYDLSTLQTLPQRQVRAGLSEVVKHGLIWDAEFVAWCDENADRLQALDSDALGYALFKGCSVKAAVVSKDERENDLRAILNLGHTIGHALEAVAGYNQLLHGEAISIGMVGAARLAVKLGAPEQVYTVTKHVLSRVGLPVRLPEELDTDLIMDAMKHDKKFQEGSMTFIVPVAIGEVEINHTVSASLVREIVEELKQEA, translated from the coding sequence ATGGGAGAGCATCGGACGTTAACTGTACAGCTGGGGGAACGCTCGTATCCGATCTATATCGGCGAGGGCCTTATTGATCAAGCAGGTCAACGATTCATCGAGCACGGAATCAGCAGCAAGTCTCCGATCATGATCGTGACGGATGAACATGTAGCCGTGCAGCAGCACTTGGTCCGCCTGGAATCCGTTCTGAAACAAGCGGGCTTCACGGTTAGTTCGGCTGTAGTGCCTGCAGGCGAGACCTCGAAATCGCTTGCTGTCTTCGAAGAGCTTGTTACGAAGGCGCTGCAAGCGGGTCTGGACCGGAAATCGACGATCGTCGCGCTTGGGGGCGGCGTAGTCGGCGATTTGGCCGGTTTCGTCGCAGCTTCCTACATGCGCGGCATTAGATTCGTCCAAGTTCCGACGACGATTCTTGCGCACGACAGCAGTGTCGGAGGCAAGGTGGCGGTGAATCACCCGCTCGCCAAAAACATCATCGGCGCCTTTCATCAGCCGGAGATGGTTCTGTACGATCTGAGCACGCTGCAGACGCTGCCTCAGCGCCAAGTAAGAGCAGGATTATCTGAGGTCGTAAAGCATGGCCTCATCTGGGATGCAGAATTCGTCGCTTGGTGCGACGAGAATGCGGACAGGCTGCAGGCCCTCGATTCGGATGCGCTTGGTTACGCCCTCTTTAAGGGATGCAGCGTGAAAGCAGCGGTCGTATCGAAGGATGAACGCGAGAACGATCTGCGTGCGATCCTGAATCTCGGCCATACGATCGGCCACGCACTCGAAGCCGTAGCTGGTTATAACCAGCTGCTGCACGGTGAAGCGATATCGATCGGCATGGTTGGCGCCGCCCGGTTGGCAGTCAAGCTAGGGGCGCCCGAGCAGGTATATACGGTGACCAAGCATGTCTTGTCCAGAGTCGGATTGCCGGTCCGTTTACCGGAAGAGCTGGATACGGATTTGATTATGGATGCCATGAAGCATGACAAGAAATTCCAAGAAGGTTCGATGACCTTCATCGTGCCCGTCGCGATCGGTGAAGTCGAAATCAATCATACCGTCTCCGCATCACTAGTACGCGAAATTGTGGAAGAATTAAAACAGGAGGCATAG
- a CDS encoding CheR family methyltransferase, with protein MEDVDFGQFIRNIKAKTDIDLSQYKEAQMKRRLTTLRMKYGFTSFAAYWDAMQRDSKLFNEFLDRMTINVSEFWRNPNRWETLERKFLPDMIKRSGRLKIWSAACSTGEEPYTLAMIAARLGILDTTTILATDLDNLVLEKARQAQYHERSVRDVPAAYLGQYLIRKNPDLYEVDARLKKIITFKQQNLLKDTFDTQFDLIVCRNVMIYFTEEAKQMLYHKFAKALKPGGLLFVGSTEQIFSPSQYELESVETFFYRRSI; from the coding sequence GTGGAAGACGTGGATTTCGGACAATTTATTAGGAACATCAAAGCGAAAACCGATATCGATCTGTCGCAGTACAAAGAAGCTCAGATGAAACGGAGGCTCACAACGCTCCGAATGAAGTATGGCTTTACTTCATTCGCTGCCTATTGGGATGCGATGCAGCGCGATTCGAAGCTGTTTAACGAGTTTCTGGACCGCATGACAATCAACGTATCGGAATTTTGGAGGAATCCAAACCGGTGGGAGACGCTGGAGCGTAAATTTTTGCCCGACATGATCAAACGTTCAGGTCGCTTGAAGATCTGGAGCGCTGCCTGCTCGACCGGCGAAGAGCCTTACACGCTGGCCATGATCGCCGCACGTCTGGGCATACTGGATACGACGACAATATTGGCGACGGACCTGGATAACCTGGTGCTGGAGAAAGCGAGGCAAGCTCAATACCACGAACGTTCGGTCCGCGATGTGCCGGCTGCCTATTTGGGCCAATATTTAATCCGGAAGAATCCTGATCTCTATGAGGTCGACGCCCGGCTAAAGAAAATAATAACCTTCAAGCAGCAAAATTTATTGAAGGATACGTTCGATACGCAATTCGATTTAATCGTATGCCGCAATGTTATGATCTATTTTACCGAAGAAGCGAAGCAGATGCTCTATCACAAATTTGCCAAGGCGCTGAAGCCAGGCGGATTGCTCTTCGTCGGCAGCACCGAGCAGATTTTCAGCCCTTCCCAATATGAACTGGAGTCCGTGGAAACCTTCTTCTACCGGCGCAGCATCTAG
- the aroC gene encoding chorismate synthase, protein MSLRYLTAGETHGPQLTAIIEGLPSNLKLDFEELNFQLHRRQKGHGRGKRMQIEKDTAAIVGGVRHGKTTGAPVALVVANNDWKHWTTVMNIEPIEGSDEEKRRVHRPRPGHADLNGGLKYNLKDLRNVLERSSARETAARVAVGAVARQFLAEFGIKVAGQVIRIGEIEAPPNDLPVDELIRLTEESAVRVVDKETEEKMTAYIDQIKADGDSIGGIVECIIEGVPVGLGSHVQWDRKLDGRIAQAVVSINAFKGCEIGIGFEAGLLRGSQVHDEIMYSKERGYYRASNRLGGFEGGMTNGEQIVVRGVMKPIPTLYKPLQSVDIDTKEPFTAQVERSDACAVPAASVVMEHVVTWEVAKAFLEKFGGDSMEEIRANYDNYLKQMEQY, encoded by the coding sequence GTGAGTTTACGTTATTTGACAGCGGGAGAGACCCATGGACCGCAGCTGACAGCTATAATAGAAGGATTGCCGAGCAATCTGAAGCTGGACTTTGAAGAGCTGAATTTTCAATTGCACCGCCGGCAGAAGGGTCATGGACGGGGCAAGCGCATGCAGATCGAGAAGGATACGGCGGCGATCGTAGGCGGCGTTCGGCATGGCAAGACGACGGGCGCGCCGGTCGCGCTTGTAGTAGCCAACAACGATTGGAAGCATTGGACGACGGTGATGAACATCGAGCCCATCGAGGGCAGCGACGAAGAGAAGCGCCGCGTTCATCGTCCCCGCCCCGGCCATGCCGATTTGAACGGCGGATTGAAATATAATTTAAAGGACCTGCGGAATGTACTGGAGCGTTCCAGCGCCCGCGAGACGGCAGCCCGTGTGGCCGTCGGCGCCGTAGCGCGCCAATTTCTGGCCGAGTTCGGAATTAAGGTTGCCGGACAAGTCATTCGAATCGGCGAGATCGAAGCACCGCCGAACGATCTCCCGGTTGATGAGCTGATTCGCTTGACGGAAGAGTCGGCTGTTCGGGTCGTCGATAAAGAAACGGAAGAGAAAATGACGGCCTATATCGACCAAATCAAAGCCGATGGCGATTCGATCGGCGGGATTGTTGAGTGCATTATCGAAGGCGTGCCTGTCGGACTGGGAAGCCACGTTCAGTGGGACCGCAAGCTTGACGGCCGGATCGCGCAAGCGGTCGTATCGATTAACGCATTCAAGGGCTGCGAGATCGGAATCGGTTTCGAAGCCGGACTGCTGCGCGGCTCGCAGGTACACGACGAAATTATGTATTCGAAGGAGCGCGGCTATTACCGGGCAAGCAACCGTCTTGGCGGCTTCGAGGGCGGAATGACCAACGGCGAGCAAATCGTCGTGCGAGGCGTCATGAAGCCGATCCCTACGTTGTACAAACCGCTGCAGAGCGTCGATATCGACACGAAGGAGCCGTTCACGGCGCAGGTCGAGCGATCCGATGCTTGTGCGGTGCCGGCGGCAAGCGTCGTCATGGAGCATGTCGTGACATGGGAAGTGGCGAAGGCGTTTCTTGAGAAATTCGGCGGGGACTCAATGGAAGAAATCCGTGCCAACTACGACAACTATTTGAAACAGATGGAGCAGTACTAA